The window GGTGACGGCGTCACGGGCGCTGGACTGGACGCGTGGCCGCCGTGAGCAGCCCGTCCGGCTGCTGTGGGCGCTCACCGCCACCACCGCGGTGATCGCCGTCACCGCGATCGGGATCTCCGAACACGGCCCCGAGGGCGAGGCCGTCGACTCCGCGGCCGGCGCGGTCTTCGCGGTCGTACTGATCTTCGCGGCCGGGGTCATGGCTCTCGGGGTACGGGACCGGCGGCGGGTGTTCGCGATCGTCGGTGGCTTCGCGGTGGGCGCGGGTGCGGTGTCGTTCCCGCTGGGGATGCCGGGACCGGCAGCACTGGCCATGATGGCCGCGGTGCTGATCGGCGGCGGATTCATCGCCTTCACCTCCGCCTTCTCCGTCTGGCTGCTGAATGCCGTCTACGAACTCGACGAGGCCCGCGAGACCCGCACCAGGCTCGCCGTCGCCGAGGAACGGCTGCGGTTCGGGCGGGACATGCACGACGTCATGGGCCGCAATCTGGCGGTCATCGCCCTCAAGAGCGAGCTGGCCGTGCAGCTCGCGCGGCGCGGGCGCCCCGAGGCCGTGGACCAGATGATCGAGGTGCAGCGCATCGCGCAGGAGTCGCAGCGCGAGGTGCGGGATGTCGTACGGGGATATCGCGAGGCCGATCTGGGGGCCGAACTCGCCGGTGCGCAGGGCGTGTTGACGGCGGCCGGGATCTCCTGCGAGGTGAGCGGGCCGGTGGCGGGGCTGCCGGCCGAGGTGCAGTCGGCGCTCGGGTGGGTGGTCCGGGAGGCCACGACGAATGTGCTGCGGCACGGGAACGCGGAGCGGTGTGCGGTGTCCGTGCGGGTGCGGGAGGAGTGTGTGGTGCTGACGGTGGAGAACGACGGGGTCGTGGGTTTCCCCGGGAAGGGCGGCTCCGGGCTTGCCGGGCTGCGGGAGCGGCTCGCGGCCGTGGCGGGGACGTTGGAGGCGGGGGCCGAGGGAGGCGTGTTCCGGGTGGTGGCCGAGGTGCCGTTGGTGGGGGTCGTGGCGTGAGTGTGCGGGTGCTGCTCGCCGACGACGAGCATCTGATCCGGGGTGCGCTCGCCGCGCTGCTGTCGCTGGAGGACGACCTGGTGGTCGTCGCCGAGGCGGCCAGCGGGCCCGAGGCGCTGGCCATGGCCCGGGCCCACCGGCCCGACGTAGCCGTGCTGGATCTTCAGATGCCCGGCGCGGACGGTGTGAAGGTCGCCACATCCCTGCGGGCGGAACTGCCGTCCTGCCAGGTCATGATCGTGACCAGTCATGGCCGCCCCGGGCATCTCAAGCGGGCACTTGCGGCGGGTGTGCGTGGGTTCGTCCCCAAGACCGTCAGCGCCCAGCGGCTCGCTGAGATCATCCGCACGGTCCGCGCCGGAAACCGCTATGTGGACCCCGAGTTGGCCGCCGACGCGATCTCCGCCGGGGACTCACCGCTGACCGCGCGGGAGGCCGAGGTGCTGGAACTCGCCGCCGACGGAGCCCCCGTCGCGGAGATCGCCGAGCGGGCCGCGCTGTCGCAGGGGACCGTGCGGAACTATCTCTCCTCGGCCGTCTCCAAGCTCGGGGCGGAGAACCGTCACGCTGCGGTGCGTCTCGCCCGTGAGCGAGGTTGGGTATAGTTGCTCTCGCGCCACGGCGCATGCGGACGTAGCTCAGTTGGTAGAGCGCAACCTTGCCAAGGTTGAGGTCGCGAGTTCGAGCCTCGTCGTCCGCTCTCTGTTGAGAAGCCCCCCGGTTTTCGCCGGGGGGCTTCTTCTTTTACGTCTTTACGCCCAGCTCGTGCCCGTCAGACGCTCGTACGCCTCCACGTACTTGGCGCGGGTCGCGTCCACCACGTGCTGCGGCAGCGACGGCGGGGGCTGCTCGCTCTTGCGGTCCCAGCCGGACTCCGCCGAGGTCAGCCAGTCACGGACGTACTGCTTGTCGTACGACGGCTGCGCGCGGCCCGGCTCCCACTGGTCCGCCGGCCAGAAGCGGGAGGAGTCCGGAGTGAGGACCTCGTCGGCGATGACGAGGGTGTCGCCCTCGAAGCCGAACTCGAACTTGGTGTCCGCCAGGATGATCCCGCGGTCACGGGCGATGCCCCGGGCCCGGGAGTAGACGGCGAGGGTGGCCTGGCGCAGCTGGGCGGCGGTGTCGGCGCCGACCTGGCGGGCGACCTCCTCGTACGAGACGTTCTCGTCGTGCTCGCCGACCTCGGCCTTGGTGGCCGGGGTGAAGATCGGGGCTGGGAGCTCACTGCCGTCGACCAGGCCCTCGGGGAGGGCGAGGCCGCAGACCGTACGGGAGTCGTTGTACTCGACCAGGCCGGAGCCGGTGAGATAGCCGCGGGCCACGCACTCCACGGGGACCATCTTCAGCGACTTGCAGATCAGGGTGCGGCCCGCCCAGTCGGCGGGGGCGTCGGGCGGGAGTTCGGTGCTCAGCACATGGTTGGGGACCAGGTCGGCGAGCTGGTCGAACCACCACAGGGAGAGCTGGGTGAGGACGCGGCCCTTGTCGGGGATCTCGGTCGGGAGCACCCAGTCGTACGCCGACATACGGTCGCTGGCGACCATCACGAGGTCGCCCGCCTCGTTCTGGTACAGATCGCGCACCTTGCCGGTGTGCAGGTGCACCAGGCCCGGAACCTCGATCGGCTCGGGCTTTTCTACGAATCCGGACACGGTTCCTCCCCGTGGTTTGAATTAAGGGGGGCCCGCAGGGCTCGAATAGGGTGGTGGTGGGAGACGGGCGGGCCAACGGGTCGATTGTCCCGTATAGGCGTCTGACCTTGGACTTGGGGTGCCTTCGGTGAGCTCAGTCACGCTTGCAGATGCGGTCCAGGAGGTTGGCGGTGGCGCGCTGGATACGGGGGTCGACATGGCCCGGGCGGTCCAGGGCCGGGGACCAGGCGAAGGTGCCGGACGCGAAGACCAGGGCGCCGGAAGGGGCGCGGTAGAGGGACGTCTCCTGGTGGCGGAGGGCTCCCTCGCCGTCGGTGTACGGGGAGTGCGCCAGCAGGATGCGCTCCTCGTGCTCGGGCAGCGCGGTGCGCGGGAAGTAGCGGTCGGCCTCGCCCGCGACCATGCCGTCGAGTTCGTCGCCCTCATGGGCGCCGGTGGCGTCCCACAGCCAGTGGTCGGCGTTACGGACGATCAGGGGGTGGGGCTCGGGGACCCGGCCCGCGTACTGGATGCCGACCAACTGCTGTTCGGGGCGGTCGATCTCGCGCCACAGGACCGGCTTGCCCGGGCCCCTGCGTTTACGGCAGGTCAGCAGACGGTCCGGGACGCCGGACGGGGAGGGGCCCAACTCCACCTGCCAGTACATGGTGTTGGCGGAGAGGAAGACCAGCGAGGTGCCGTGCTCCCTGGCCAGCTCGACCGTGCGGCGCATGTGCGGGGACCAGTACTCGTCGTGGCCGGGGAAGACCAGGCCGCGGTAGCGGGTGGGGTCGACATGGCCGGCGTGCAGATCGCGGGCGTCGGCGTAGGCGAGGTCGTAGCCGTAGCGCTCGGCGAAGCGGATGAAGTCGTAGGCGTGGCCCACGTGCAGGGGGAGGCCCGCGCCGGCGTACGGGCGGTCGAAGGAGACGGTCGTCGCGGCGTCGGCCTCGCCGAGCAGCCGGCCGTTCTCGTCCCAGGCGTGGTAGAGGCTGGCGCCGGTGCGGCCGTCCTCCGGGTAGAGGTTGTACGCCTGCCAGGTGATGTCCGGCAGGAGCAGGAGCAGATCCGCCGGGTGGTTGTCGCGGATCGTGAACGGGATGTGGGAGCGGTAGCCGTCGACGGTGGTGAGGACGGCGACGTATGCCCCGATGCTCCAGAACGGCGGGATCTGCAGCCGCCAGGACAGCCACCAGTGGTGGCAGGAGACCGTGCGGTCGGCGGTGAGGGGTGGGGGCTGGACGATGCCGGAGAGGCGGGGGCTGGTGGTGATCTTCGCGGCGCCGTCTCCGCCGTAGTGGCCGATGCGGTAGATGTCGACGGCGAATTCCTGGGGTGGGTCGACGGTGATGTGGAAGTCGACGGCCTCGCCGGGGGCTACCGCGCCGGTGGAGGTGAAGCCCTTGATCTGGCGGTGTACGTCGTCGGCGGAGCGGGGGCCTGGGGTGGGGCGGGTGTTTTTGCTGGTACGGGGGCTCGGTACGCGGTGTTCGCCCGGGGGCGGCGGGGTGTCCTGGGGGGTGTCGACGTACCAGGGGACCACCTGGCCTGTGTCGTCGAAGTACGTCTCCGAGCCACGGAGCCAGGGGACGGGGCCCTGGCCGAAGGGGTCCGTGACGGCGTGCGCGAGTGCTCCCGACTCCCAGCGGCGGATCTGCTCCGACCCCATGGTCGCTCCCCTCCCTCTTGCCCCCGTGGTTGTTATGGCGCCCTTGTGACGGTCGTATGTCGCAAGCCCTTGCCATGTGCGCGATTGGTCCCAGCACATCACATTGCGCACGCATGCTGTCACTATTCGTTGCGAATTGGCCGAAAGTGGAATTGGGGGTTCCGGTACGGGGGGCTTTGGGGCGGGGAGTTCTGCGACTGTGCGTCAGTCCGTTCGGGCCGTTCGGGCTGTCAGACGAGGCGTACCGGCTTTTCCGGGCGTATGCCGGATTTGATCAGCCAGGCCTTCAGGGGGGCCGGGTCGCCGTCCTCGATGAGGCTGAGGACTCGGGGGGTGAGGTCGGCGGCGCGTTCTCCGTTGATGAGGAGGGTGGGGCCGTCGAGCCAGTCCAGGCCGGGGGTGGCGCCTGCGGTGTCCATGGCGGCGCAGCAGACCATGGCGGTGACGTGGTCTGCGAGCAACTCTCGGGCGGAGCGCGGGGGTTGGAGGGGGAAGAGGGGGAGGGTGCCGTCGTCCCAGAGGGTGGTGTCGGGGGTGGGAGTGGTGGTGGGGTGGGTGGGGGTTTCTTCGCGGGCCAGTTCTGCGGTGAGGCCTGCGGCGAGGGTGGCGCAGCGTTCGCTGTCGGGTTCCTCGGCCTCGGCTTCGCCTTCGGCACTTGTTGTGTTCCCACCCGCACCACCCGTGCTGCTTTCATGGTCGGGTGCGGGTGGCCCCTGTGGGGCGGTATCGCCGTCGGCGGGTGCGGGGGTGTGCGTGGCCGAGGTGGGTACCGGCTCGTTTGTTGCCGAGGCGGGGGTGGGCTTGTGCAGGGCCGCGTCGGGGGTGGGGGCCTGGGTCGCGGGGTCGGCTGTGGGTGGTTCTGTCGCTGCGTCGGCTGTGGGTCCATCGGTGGCCGAGCTGGGCTCAGAGGCATCCCTCGCCGAGTCCGCTGCAGAGGCATCCGTCGCCGAGCCGGGGGCAGCGGTATCCCTCGCCGAGCCGAACCCCGAGGCTTCCCTCTCCAAGCCGGGCGCAGAGGCATCCGCCGCCGAGCCGACCCCCGAAGCATCCCTCGCTGAGCCGGGCGCAGAGGTATCCGTCGCTGCGTCGGCCGTAGAGGCATCCCTCGCTGCGTCGGCCGCCGAGGCTTCCGGGGTCGAGCTAGGTGCAGGCGTCGGCGAGTCGGCCGTAGGTACCGGGCGTGGTGTGGGTGGGGTCGACAAGTGGTTCAGGACTCTGGAGAGGGTTGGGCCGTCGGCGTGGGGGTCCGGGGGGCGGACTCCCAGGGTGTTCAGGACCTTGTGGAGGCGGGCTGCGTCTGTGCGCCATTTGCGGTCCACCACCTCCTCCGGGTACTCCTGCCAGTCCACTGGGGACCAGTCGGGGCCCGTTTCCGCGGGGCCGCCGTGGAAAAGGCGGGCGGCCAGAAGGGATGCCGCTTCGTCTACCGCGCCCGGCTCTTCCAGGAGGTCGCACGCCGGGCGTTCGCCCAGGCGGGAGGCGAAGCCCTCGGCCAGGCGGTCTCGGCGGGAGAGTTCTGTGAGGGCCGCTACTACTCCCGCGTCCAGGCGGGACGGCCAGCGGCCCATGCGCCAGGCGGGGAGTGCCACTCGGGTCAGGAGGCGGTCCCAGCCCGCGTAGGCGAGGCCCACCTGTTCCTGGGCGACGATGCGCAGGCCGTAATCCACAGCCTGTGCACGTTCCGCAGCCGCCGCGGCCACCCCTCGCTCCATCTGCGCCGCGTGTTCCCGGCAGCTGCGCAGCAGCAGGCGGGCCACTTTGCCGACGCCGGACAGGACGGCTCGGGACAACGGGCCCCGGTTCGGGGCCGAGGTCACTGCCACCGCCGCGTCCAGGCCTCGTACGAAACGGCGGGCCGCGGCTATGTCGGGGTGTGCCGAGGGACCAGTACCCGCTACTACCGGGGCCAGGACGGCTCGGAGCT of the Streptomyces sp. NBC_00287 genome contains:
- a CDS encoding sensor histidine kinase encodes the protein MSGGWWRGKSTPAKVETYTRWSFHFFALAEVGGVGVPTGEAMGTAAGGWLLALVLGHAVMCAVTASRALDWTRGRREQPVRLLWALTATTAVIAVTAIGISEHGPEGEAVDSAAGAVFAVVLIFAAGVMALGVRDRRRVFAIVGGFAVGAGAVSFPLGMPGPAALAMMAAVLIGGGFIAFTSAFSVWLLNAVYELDEARETRTRLAVAEERLRFGRDMHDVMGRNLAVIALKSELAVQLARRGRPEAVDQMIEVQRIAQESQREVRDVVRGYREADLGAELAGAQGVLTAAGISCEVSGPVAGLPAEVQSALGWVVREATTNVLRHGNAERCAVSVRVREECVVLTVENDGVVGFPGKGGSGLAGLRERLAAVAGTLEAGAEGGVFRVVAEVPLVGVVA
- a CDS encoding response regulator transcription factor, producing MSVRVLLADDEHLIRGALAALLSLEDDLVVVAEAASGPEALAMARAHRPDVAVLDLQMPGADGVKVATSLRAELPSCQVMIVTSHGRPGHLKRALAAGVRGFVPKTVSAQRLAEIIRTVRAGNRYVDPELAADAISAGDSPLTAREAEVLELAADGAPVAEIAERAALSQGTVRNYLSSAVSKLGAENRHAAVRLARERGWV
- a CDS encoding phosphoribosylaminoimidazolesuccinocarboxamide synthase, producing MSGFVEKPEPIEVPGLVHLHTGKVRDLYQNEAGDLVMVASDRMSAYDWVLPTEIPDKGRVLTQLSLWWFDQLADLVPNHVLSTELPPDAPADWAGRTLICKSLKMVPVECVARGYLTGSGLVEYNDSRTVCGLALPEGLVDGSELPAPIFTPATKAEVGEHDENVSYEEVARQVGADTAAQLRQATLAVYSRARGIARDRGIILADTKFEFGFEGDTLVIADEVLTPDSSRFWPADQWEPGRAQPSYDKQYVRDWLTSAESGWDRKSEQPPPSLPQHVVDATRAKYVEAYERLTGTSWA
- a CDS encoding N,N-dimethylformamidase beta subunit family domain-containing protein; its protein translation is MGSEQIRRWESGALAHAVTDPFGQGPVPWLRGSETYFDDTGQVVPWYVDTPQDTPPPPGEHRVPSPRTSKNTRPTPGPRSADDVHRQIKGFTSTGAVAPGEAVDFHITVDPPQEFAVDIYRIGHYGGDGAAKITTSPRLSGIVQPPPLTADRTVSCHHWWLSWRLQIPPFWSIGAYVAVLTTVDGYRSHIPFTIRDNHPADLLLLLPDITWQAYNLYPEDGRTGASLYHAWDENGRLLGEADAATTVSFDRPYAGAGLPLHVGHAYDFIRFAERYGYDLAYADARDLHAGHVDPTRYRGLVFPGHDEYWSPHMRRTVELAREHGTSLVFLSANTMYWQVELGPSPSGVPDRLLTCRKRRGPGKPVLWREIDRPEQQLVGIQYAGRVPEPHPLIVRNADHWLWDATGAHEGDELDGMVAGEADRYFPRTALPEHEERILLAHSPYTDGEGALRHQETSLYRAPSGALVFASGTFAWSPALDRPGHVDPRIQRATANLLDRICKRD